The DNA region AATTGTAGAATGAAGACAACACACCAATAAAAAAGTGATATtatcaacaattattttatcagttatctgttattaaaattaataaaaatgtaaatactttaTCGATAACCACACACTACTGACTCATTACGAACTATGTAATTTTGCTGAAATAAGGCGAGTCCAATAATAATGGGTAAGCTAATCACAACAACTAGCTGTATTTACATGGatatttaaactgaaattttagaaGATGGTGTGGGTGTAGACAAAGAGgataaagtacaaaaaatgGGGGCCACAAGCAACCCAAACAGTGAAAGATTGGCGGCTCTCCAGGAGAAAAAGAAAAGTTTGGAGGAAGCATtggacaaaaaaattaaggaaCTCCGAGAACTATGTACTCAAGTAAGTGATACACACTCATTGTATTTACGACAGTAAGTAACACTGTAACGTTTTAGGAGGCGGATTTAACGGGAATAATGCCCCCAGAAATGCCCTTAGAGCCTGGGGAGTCATTGCCTATGATTCGAAGGAGAGTTGGAACTGCATACCAGTTACCTGACAACTTTGTTAAAATAGCTGACCAAGATGACTCAACAATACCTGGACTGGAGCTTCAAATACAAATTCACATGCAGCTGGCCGATGCTGCGAGAGATTTGGCATTTAAGTCTAAGGTACTTTGGCTGGTGTGATTGTTTGTTGCAAACTAATAGGTCGTATTTTAGACACTCAAGAAGCAACACATTAgtgaatatcaaaattatactcAGATTCTGAAGCAATTGAGAGAGAAGTTGGCTACTTTAAAGGAACGTGAACAACAAATGAAACAGAAAAAGAAATCTAGGGTATCAGAGCAAGGTAGGTCACATCTGCTTAAGTTTAATTTGAGGAATGACTTTTCAATTGTTCAATATAATTCATTCATATTCATTCCTGTATTTTCtacaaaactttttatttagttaattatttttactagtGCCATTTACCAGTTAGTCAAACTAGTAGttagtgttttaaattatcatagaAGATTATATTTAagctatttttatgttttgaacaatttatgcaatttgattgttttaaaatactcCATGATTGGAGCAGCaatttgtatcaaaatatatataatatatgataaatatctaaatagcATTTTATCACAAACATTTTGAACAATAATTGTGTCATAATTCATGTTATTGACATCAAGGATTTTTTTtgagattatatttttgttacaacaCAGCTGTTAATATTAtagcatatatattttaaaatgcaattagtcaccaccatttttacaaataaatatctttaaggAAAATAAGTATCagtttattacttaataaaaatatatttaactggTTACCAATATAGggtctttaattttatgataatgaaATAGTATTGGctgatttttaaatcataatattgttgaattaACTGTTAAATAGCTATAGGCACCTATTTTGTAATGTTTTCAGATGACAACATATCAGTAAACACCATGGCAACAAGTGAGCCATTTGTGAAGTCTGATTTAAGGCAAAGCTTAAGGTCGTTAAAGCCTTTACCTTCGGAAAGCTCACCTGAGACTCGTTACTCCTCTTCTATTCCCCGCCACTCGTACAGAAATTCGGATACCTCGTATTTAGACAATAAAATCTATCGACAAGACGACGCCATAACCACCGGTTTGTACGGACTAAGTCTGAATGGCTACCAGAATTATATAGAACGAAGAGAGGGTTTGAACGTCTATTACAGTCCACAAAGTATGTCCACCCTGCCAACGCAATACAGCCCACACTATCAGCAACACAGCCCACAATTACAACACAATCCTCATTTTCAATCCTCTCACAGTTTCCATCAACGATCTCCACAACAATCCAATTATCCCTCTCATTACCAGCAAGACTTTGTTAGATATAGTTTAAACATGAACCAAACCATGTCCAATCCACATATGTACAGACAATCTAGTCCGAATTCAAGTAACTACAAAGGTTTCGCAAGTGAGTCATACAATCAACCAAATGTGAGGCAGTACCAGACATTAGATCAACCCTATCGAAACCCCCATCAAATCCAGCCGCATCAGCAGTACGAACAGACTATAGGTCTGGGCGGCTGTTGGCGGAGCATGGAGAACGGTGAGATGATTTGGTGCTCCACCATGGACAACACAAACTGGGAGAAGGATAAGCGGTAATGAACTTTGATCATTCGATTAAAGGTTGCTTATTTTATGGTGGTGTGTTTGCAGCTTTGGCAGTTTGGACAGGAGAAAAAATAGGAGGATATACAAGAGGATCTCGCCTGTCGACAATAAGTCGGTGACCAACGTGCCTTCGTATACGGACCATGTTAGGGCGGCGTCGGTCAAATCTTCTCAggtagttttattttgttgggtCAAAAATGGTGTTTTTAACAATTGACTTTTAATTGCAGATGGTGAATAGAAGGCAGGACAACAGGCTGTTAATCAGGACCCAATCTTTGGGAAGTGTAGGGGCTCAGACAATTGTTGACAGTGTTTGTCCCAGCGATGACAATTCCTCGTGCAACAGTGACAATCACAGTATCAGCGAAATCAATCACAACTCTAGGAAACCCAAAGAAAAAGAGTGGtatgtgttaaatttttatgtttaacgaTGTAACATCCATTTTGAATGGAAACACCTacataacttttatatttatgactagattctaataaataatgccTCAAAAGATGGATATTAAACAAGTTTATGGTAAATTGGTGTCTTTAAAACCTAATAAGGAGCTgctatgtaattttaaagttggaaAATGaggaaatatatcaaataatgtgcataattcaacaaaatatattctttttccAGGGTGGAAACATCACTGGACGGGCCGATATCCCCAACGCATTCGGTGCTGTCCCACTCACAGTCCACCCTCTCCGCCCACTCGGCGATGGCCTCACCGCACTCGGCGCTGCCGTCGCCGCACTCGTCGATGCCCTCGCCGCACAGCATGCTCCCCCAGATCCCGCCCCACGCCCACCAGCCGCCAGTGCCGCCGCCGCCCACGCCGCCCTACCCCATGCCGCCCAGTCTGCCGAACGCCATCCCGCACCCACCGCTGCAAACGATACTGTCGCCGGATGAGAAGTACATGCAGCCCCACGTGCCGCCGCCACTAAACCCGAAACCGCCCCTCGAAATACCCGCGGAGTCGAACAAATCGCCCAGGATACTCGAGAACAACATCGAGATGTTCAATAATAACGTGCCGGAGAACTGTACGGTCGTGCAGCAGGGTTACGAGGAGACCAAGCCCTTCGAAATGTCGgact from Aethina tumida isolate Nest 87 chromosome 1, icAetTumi1.1, whole genome shotgun sequence includes:
- the LOC109595058 gene encoding histone-lysine N-methyltransferase SETD1B isoform X1, translated to MEDGVGVDKEDKVQKMGATSNPNSERLAALQEKKKSLEEALDKKIKELRELCTQEADLTGIMPPEMPLEPGESLPMIRRRVGTAYQLPDNFVKIADQDDSTIPGLELQIQIHMQLADAARDLAFKSKTLKKQHISEYQNYTQILKQLREKLATLKEREQQMKQKKKSRVSEQDDNISVNTMATSEPFVKSDLRQSLRSLKPLPSESSPETRYSSSIPRHSYRNSDTSYLDNKIYRQDDAITTGLYGLSLNGYQNYIERREGLNVYYSPQSMSTLPTQYSPHYQQHSPQLQHNPHFQSSHSFHQRSPQQSNYPSHYQQDFVRYSLNMNQTMSNPHMYRQSSPNSSNYKGFASESYNQPNVRQYQTLDQPYRNPHQIQPHQQYEQTIGLGGCWRSMENGEMIWCSTMDNTNWEKDKRFGSLDRRKNRRIYKRISPVDNKSVTNVPSYTDHVRAASVKSSQMVNRRQDNRLLIRTQSLGSVGAQTIVDSVCPSDDNSSCNSDNHSISEINHNSRKPKEKEWVETSLDGPISPTHSVLSHSQSTLSAHSAMASPHSALPSPHSSMPSPHSMLPQIPPHAHQPPVPPPPTPPYPMPPSLPNAIPHPPLQTILSPDEKYMQPHVPPPLNPKPPLEIPAESNKSPRILENNIEMFNNNVPENCTVVQQGYEETKPFEMSDFYKYSTKYKKSPVKAESDGSKVRDHQDSTAQKNLSHQFEEHKTIYQPDLPAKPSHYRNSTNNMSIGSPDNSSGNINNSLNLSQITVSDNFSAEMNAWYKEQNQIENNNSSGSGSKSRSTATLV
- the LOC109595058 gene encoding histone-lysine N-methyltransferase SETD1B isoform X2, yielding MDGVGVDKEDKVQKMGATSNPNSERLAALQEKKKSLEEALDKKIKELRELCTQEADLTGIMPPEMPLEPGESLPMIRRRVGTAYQLPDNFVKIADQDDSTIPGLELQIQIHMQLADAARDLAFKSKTLKKQHISEYQNYTQILKQLREKLATLKEREQQMKQKKKSRVSEQDDNISVNTMATSEPFVKSDLRQSLRSLKPLPSESSPETRYSSSIPRHSYRNSDTSYLDNKIYRQDDAITTGLYGLSLNGYQNYIERREGLNVYYSPQSMSTLPTQYSPHYQQHSPQLQHNPHFQSSHSFHQRSPQQSNYPSHYQQDFVRYSLNMNQTMSNPHMYRQSSPNSSNYKGFASESYNQPNVRQYQTLDQPYRNPHQIQPHQQYEQTIGLGGCWRSMENGEMIWCSTMDNTNWEKDKRFGSLDRRKNRRIYKRISPVDNKSVTNVPSYTDHVRAASVKSSQMVNRRQDNRLLIRTQSLGSVGAQTIVDSVCPSDDNSSCNSDNHSISEINHNSRKPKEKEWVETSLDGPISPTHSVLSHSQSTLSAHSAMASPHSALPSPHSSMPSPHSMLPQIPPHAHQPPVPPPPTPPYPMPPSLPNAIPHPPLQTILSPDEKYMQPHVPPPLNPKPPLEIPAESNKSPRILENNIEMFNNNVPENCTVVQQGYEETKPFEMSDFYKYSTKYKKSPVKAESDGSKVRDHQDSTAQKNLSHQFEEHKTIYQPDLPAKPSHYRNSTNNMSIGSPDNSSGNINNSLNLSQITVSDNFSAEMNAWYKEQNQIENNNSSGSGSKSRSTATLV